Proteins encoded by one window of Salvia splendens isolate huo1 chromosome 5, SspV2, whole genome shotgun sequence:
- the LOC121803704 gene encoding protein ROLLING AND ERECT LEAF 2-like, which yields MPDSNLDEVGEKGQGGYAEDMNENLDQVFENVAGIDEFKTPEKQVGFDDTEAFKTPEETLAYAPAPKFMHSNTAPTLMSRTVIGGSAAGDENGVDLLKILSEIDDHFLEASQSSQAVSKMLEAMRLHYHSNFADNRGHIDHAARVMQVITWNKSCKGVPNGETAHDSFDPDDYETHATVLDKLLAWEKKLYDEIKAGELMKREYQRKVGVLNKLKRRNASAEQLEKTKAGVSHLHTRYIVDMQSLDSTVSEVNDIRDKQLFPKLVALVHGMTTMWESMCVHHDSQLELVTGLKSLDISGVLIETSKHHHDRTKLLAAVLEQRHSHFEKLVTGQRQYITRLFNWLKLNLIPIESTLKEKVSSPPRVPSPPIQLLLRDWHDYLEKLPDEVAKGAIASFAAVIKTIIFHQEEEMKLKEKYEETRREYVWKKQVFEEWHHKCMNRKTPSTDEGDPDKAVESGTKDSVAEKQFVVESLKKRMDEKMEEHQKHCVQVREKSLRSLKIRLQEIFRALSDYAHACFEAYERLRLLTESQHPNANAGA from the exons ATGCCAGACTCTAATTTGGACGAGGTCGGAGAGAAAGGCCAAGGGGGCTATGCCGAGGACATGAATGAGAATCTCGATCAAGTATTCGAGAATGTGGCAGGAATTGATGAGTTCAAGACTCCGGAGAAGCAAGTGGGTTTCGATGATACAGAAGCATTCAAGACCCCGGAGGAGACGCTAGCGTATGCGCCAGCCCCAAAGTTTATGCACTCGAACACGGCACCTACTTTGATGAGTAGAACCGTTATTGGTGGGAGTGCGGCAGGAGATGAAAATGGTGTGGATCTGTTGAAGATTTTGAGTGAGATCGACGATCATTTCCTTGAAGCTTCCCAAAGCTCACAAGCTGTTTCAAAGATGCTCGAGGCAATGAGATTGCATTACCACTCGAATTTTGCTGATAACCG TGGCCACATCGACCATGCAGCTCGAGTCATGCAAGTTATTACTTGGAACAAATCCTGTAAGGGCGTCCCAAATGGTGAAACAGCGCATGATAGCTTTGATCCAGATGATTACGAGACACATGCCACTGTTTTGGACAAGTTGCTAGCGTGGGAGAAAAAGCTATACGATGAAATCAAG GCGGGTGAGCTTATGAAACGTGAGTATCAACGTAAAGTTGGTGTGCTGAATAAGCTAAAGAGACGCAATGCCAGTGCCGAGCAACTGGAGAAGACGAAAGCTGGTGTTAGCCATTTGCACACGAGATACATAGTTGACATGCAATCGTTGGACTCTACTGTATCAGAAGTCAATGATATACGCGACAAGCAGTTGTTTCCCAAGCTCGTGGCTCTCGTTCACGG GATGACAACGATGTGGGAGTCTATGTGCGTACATCACGATAGCCAGCTTGAGCTTGTCACAGGCCTCAAATCCCTCGACATCTCGGGCGTTCTGATCGAGACGAGCAAGCACCATCATGACAGGACAAAGCTGCTCGCGGCCGTCCTCGAGCAACGGCACTCACATTTCGAGAAGCTCGTGACGGGCCAGAGGCAGTACATTACGAGGCTCTTCAACTGGCTGAAGCTGAATCTCATCCCCATCGAGAGCACCTTGAAGGAGAAAGTGTCATCGCCGCCAAGAGTCCCGAGTCCTCCGATCCAGCTTCTGCTCCGCGATTGGCACGACTACCTCGAGAAGCTCCCTGATGAGGTGGCAAAAGGCGCCATCGCATCCTTTGCCGCCGTGATCAAGACGATCATCTTCCACCAggaggaggagatgaagctGAAGGAGAAGTACGAGGAGACAAGAAGGGAGTACGTCTGGAAGAAGCAAGTCTTCGAGGAGTGGCATCACAAGTGCATGAATCGGAAAACACCCTCAACGGACGAGGGCGACCCTGATAAGGCCGTGGAGAGTGGGACAAAGGACTCGGTGGCGGAGAAGCAGTTCGTGGTCGAGAGCTTGAAGAAGCGGATGGACGAGAAGATGGAGGAGCATCAGAAGCATTGCGTTCAAGTGAGGGAGAAGTCGCTCAGAAGCCTCAAGATCCGGCTGCAGGAGATCTTCCGAGCTCTCTCGGACTACGCACATGCATGTTTCGAGGCATACGAGCGGCTGAGATTGCTCACAGAATCGCAGCATCCTAATGCTAATGCAGGAGCCTAA